The genomic window TGGGCGCCTCCGAACCGGGCGGCACAGTAGAAGTTACCCCCGCCGCTCTGCCGGCCCAGGCAAGAGATTGGCGCGCGCGCGGCTACCGCCTGCTGCCGGTGCGCGAGCTGCCGGGATTGCGGGAAGCGACCCCCGCCGACCTTGCCCAGCACGTTTATCTGCGGCTGGTCGAGGACCGCTTTACCGCGCAGAGCCACGTCATTGACCTCACCGGGCGGGCGGACGGGGTGATGCGAATCGCCCCGCTCGACCATGCGCCGCCGCCGCTGCCAGTCCCGCGAGATACGCCTACCGCCGAGCTGCACCTGCATTCGCCCCGCGTCGTGGGGCTCGCCGCCCGCAGTCCGCTGACCGCCTACCGCGCCTACGCCCGCAGCTGGGCCGACGTGGCCCACGCCCTGCAAACCCGTCCCGAACTGGCCGACGCGCAGGTCATTTTCGGCGTGTCGCTTTTTTTCGGGCCAATGGAAAAGGCGGGCTTTACCCTGGTTGAGCTGCCGCCCCTGCAAGCCCGCTGGTATGGCCTGGGCTTCCGGCTGCTGCGGCTCGCTACGGCACCGCCCGCCCGCCCAGCGAGGGGCTGCCGAAGATGGCCTGGATGACTCGCGAGGCGTTTCTGGCGCGGCACGGCAAGGCGGGAAAAAAAGGGAATTGAGGCTCAGCCCGGCAGCTCGAACACCAGCGTCGTGCCCCGGCCCGGCGCGCTGTCCACCGTGAGCTGCCCGCCGGCAAGCGCCACCCTCTCGCGCAGACCGAGCAGACCGAGGTGCCCGGCCTGGGCCCGCGCTTCGGCCTGCTCTGGGGTAAAGCCCTGGCCGTCGTCGCTGACCCGCAGGCTGACGCCGCTCTCGCCGAAGGTGATGCGGAGTGCGGCACTCGCGGCGTGGGCGTGTTTGTCCACGTTGCTCAGGGCTTCCTGTGCGAGTCGGAACACCGTGAGTTCGGCGGCGGGCGACAGGCGCCGCTCGGGGCCGCTGACCTCCAGTCGGGCGGCGGTCTGTGCCTGCGATGCCAGCCATTCCAGCGCCGGCAGCAGCCCGAGGTCGTCGAGCACTGAGGGCCGCAGATTGCGGGCGAAGCGCCGCACACTTTCGATGGCGGTGTCGAGGTCGGCGCGGATGTCGTCGGCGCGCTCCCGCTGCGGGCCGTCGAGGTCGCGGGCGAGCCGGGCGACGCGCCGGGCGGTGGCGATCAACACCTGCGCCGTGTCGTCGTGCAGCTCACGGCTGATGCGCCGCCGCTCCTCTTCCTGCGCCTGGGTAAAGAGGGCGAGGTAACTGCGCAGCTCGCTCTGACGGCTGGTCGCGGCTTCGAGCGCCTGCCCGCGTCGGGCGATTTCGTCGGCCAGCGTCTGCAACTCGGAGAGGTCACGCGCCACCAGCAGCACGCCTCCGGCCCCCAGACCGCCCGGTCCGCTGCCCTGCACCGCGCTCAGCCGCACTTCCAGCCGGTAGCCCGCCACTGTGATTTCGGCACGGCCCCCGGCGGGATGGGCGAGCGCCATGTCCCAGGCAAGGTGCAGCGCCTCGCGGGTGGCGGGCGTCGGCAGCGCGAGCAGCGGCGCGCCGGTCAGCGGGCCGGTCAGCGGTTCGAGCAAGCGGCAGGCGGCGGGGTTGGCGTAGGTGACGTTCCCAGCGGCGTCCGCACTCAGAATGAGGTCGTGGGCACCCTCGGCGAGCTGGCGGTAACGGGCCTCCTCGCGCCTGAGCGCCGTGAGCAGCCGCTCGCGGGTCAGCGTGAGTGCGAGTTGGTCGGCCACCGAGCGCGCCAGCCCCAGCACCCGGTCGCCCGGCAATTCGGTGCCGGGGTCGTCGGCGTAGAGGAAGCCCAGCACCTCGCTGCCGTCTTCGCCGCCGATCAAGGGCACGATCACGGCACTCCCCGCCGTCGGCAGGCACACCCGGCGGGTCAGAGGGCGCGGCCCCCGGCCCAATTGCCCGGCGAGGTGCGCGAGGTCTTCGGGAGAGGGGGCGTGCAGGTTGTAGGTGGCGCGGCGCGGCGGCCCGTCCTCGCTGGCCAGGACGAGCAGCCCGCGCCCGGCGCCGAGGGCGAGGGTCACCAGCCGCACAGTCTCGGCCAGGGCCTGTTGCCTCTGAACGGGGTCGCTCTGGTCCTCCCCGAGCAGTTGCCCGACGCCCAGCAGGACGGCGGCTTCGCGCTCGCGGCGCAGTTCTTCTTCGTAGAGCCGGGCGTTTTCGATGGCCAGAGCTCGCCTGCGCGGCGAACACGCTGGCGAGGGCGAGTTCGTCGGCGTCGAGCGGCAACTCGGCGTGCCAGTACAGGGTCAGCACCCCGAACAGCCCCCCGCGCGTGAGCAGCGGCAACCCCAGCACGCCCCGGTAGGGGTACTCGCCCCGCGCCAGCAGGCCGCGCGTGTAGCGGCTGCCTCCGCCCCAGCCCTCGCGCGGCAGGTCGCGGGCGGCAATGGCCTCGCGCTGGGCGGCGACCTGTCCGGTGACGCCCGCCCCGATTTTGGCGCGCACCCGCAGCACGTACTCACTGCTCAGCCCCAGAGCCGAGGTGATGTTGAGGGTGCGTCCGTCGGGCTGCTGCTCGTAGACGGCAGCGGCGTCGGCCTGAAAGAGGGCCTGTGCTCCCTCTAGCACCCGCAGCAGCGTGTCGGACAGGTGCAGGCTGCCCGCCAGCACGGCGCCGGCCTCGCGCAGCGCCTCGGCGGCCTCGCGCTTGCGGGTCTCGATGGCGTAGAGCCGGGCGTTGTCAATCGCCAGACTCGCCTGCTCGGCGAGTGCGAGCACGAGTTGCGCGTCGTCGTCGCTCGCGGCGCTGCCGGGGCGCCGGGTGTCCACGTACAGCAGCCCCAGCGGGTGCCCGCGCGCACTGAGCGGGGCGATGACGGCGGCTTCGGGACTGAGTTCGCGGAGGCTGCGGGCCAGCAACGTGTGCTCGTCGCGCGCCCGCTCGAAACGGATGGTCTCGCCGCGCCGCACCAGTTTCTCGAAGGTGATCGGCCCCACCCCGATGCCGCCGGTGAATGGCCCGTCGAAGCCAAAGGTGAAGATCTCGCCGGTGCGTGCCTGGCTCTCGTTGTATTCGCTGAACAGCCCGACGAAGGCCCGCTCGAACCCCAGTGCCTGCGCCGCCGTTTCCGCCGTGCCGCGCAGGACGACCCCGAGGTCGAGGCTGCCCGCCAGCCGCCGCACCAGGTTTTCGACCGTCTCGGCCATCCGGCCCCGGCCCCGCCGCGCTTCCCGGGCCTGCACCCCTTCGAGGGCCAGCCCCAGCAGCGGCGCGAGGGCGAGCAACTGCGCCTGTCCCTCCTCACTCGCGCCGACGAGTTCCAGCACCCCGCAGCCGAAGGGCAGGGCGCTGAGCATGCCCCCGGTTTGCGGCTGCCGCCGGACAGTGCCTTTTGTGCCAGCGAGCCGTCGCTCAGGGCCAGCCCCCGGCCTTCGCAGGCGACCTCGTGCAGCGCGCCGGCACTGGCGACCCACACCCGCGTGCCGTGGGCGCCGGTCTGCTCGCAGGCGTAGGCGGCCAGCAGCGCCCCGAACGCGGGAACGGTGCTCGCCTGGGCCAGAGCGGGGGGCAGGGCGACCATCAAAATCGGGCCCGAGTCTAGCAGCGGGCCACAGGCGAAAGGCTCAGTCGGACTCGCCCAGCACGTCCGTTTCCCAGAGCAGGTCGCGCCAGACCCACCCGCAGCCCGGAAAGCGCAGGCCCGCTTCGAGCTCGGCGAGTAGGTAAGCCCGCGTGGCGCCAGTGGAGGTGAGGGCGGCAAGTTCACCCAGGTCGCGCTGCCCATCGATCAGCTGCGCGAGCGGGTGCCCCGTCAGGCGCGGCGCGTTCACGTCCAGCCGCAGCCCGAACCAGGCGAATT from Deinococcus radiodurans R1 = ATCC 13939 = DSM 20539 includes these protein-coding regions:
- a CDS encoding Sectered polysaccharide deacetylase yields the protein MSRFAGPPHEHEPLHGRPAHAGALWSPLLRAGAFGALRGGHPGHPALGVTVPVQGAAELGRALDLLAEAGLRVTLLCPPLLATEASELLWAATRAGHEIAGDGPVRDVALLQAVAGQRVTAWRLPPAAQSGAALRELAAWGVHPLPPALGASEPGGTVEVTPAALPAQARDWRARGYRLLPVRELPGLREATPADLAQHVYLRLVEDRFTAQSHVIDLTGRADGVMRIAPLDHAPPPLPVPRDTPTAELHLHSPRVVGLAARSPLTAYRAYARSWADVAHALQTRPELADAQVIFGVSLFFGPMEKAGFTLVELPPLQARWYGLGFRLLRLATAPPARPARGCRRWPG